The genomic DNA ACTCTAGCCTCGTCTACCGCTCTGTTCACGAGGAGAAAAACACCGTACTGAAGCTCGTGATTCCGAATTAACATCTTTCCAAACCAGGCATCGACACGGAGCGCAGTACTATTCTCGTAGCACTATGATTGATGTCGTAATGGTTTTGCCGCTGGCACCGTAACACTCGCGTATGGAGCGCAGAACTATCCCCGTCGCCGGTATGTCGTGCAACGGCTGCGAGGAGAACGTGAAAAACGCCCTTCGGAACCTCGAAGGAGTCACCCGGATCGAAGCCGACCACGAGACCGACACTGTCGAACTCGTCGCCGAGGACGATGTCGCGGACGACGACATTGAAGCCGCCATTGAAAACGCGGGCTACGACGTAACGGCCTGATCGGCAGTCACTCCTTCTTCTATAATCCCGTCCGTGTCACTGCCTTCGACGGTGAAGTCGGTGTTGACGCCCTCGCCGGAGAGGAGCTGGCCGGCGAAGCTGTTGGCCAGCACCGCCGACACGGACAGCACCATCGCAATCATCGCGAACACGGGGTGGACGAGCCCGGTCGTCGCCGCCGCGACGCCGATGCCGTTGAACGCGAACGCCGCACCGAGGTTCTGACGGGTCTTCCGGTAGCTCTCCCGGCCGATCTCGTGGGCGTCCATCACGCCGCCGAGCCGGTCGCCCATCAACACGATGTCGGCGGATTCGATGGCGATGTCCGTTCCCGCCCCGATTGCGATCCCGATGTCGGCCTGCGTGAGCGCCGGTGCGTCGTTGATGCCGTCGCCGACCATCGCCACACGGTGGCCCTCATCCTGTAAGCGACCGATCTCCTCGCGCTTCTCGTCGGGCAGTACGTCGGCCATCACGCGGTCGATTCCGACCTCCTCGGCGACCGCTTCGGCGGTGCGTTCGTTGTCGCCGGTGATCATCACGGGCGTGATGCCGGCGTCGTGCATTCGCCGGACGGTCGCGGCGGCGTCGACCTTGATCTCGTCGCCGATGCCGATCAGGCCCACGAGGTCGCCGTCCCGGACGACGGCCGAGACCGTGAGCCCCCGGTGCTGGAGGCGCTCGATCTCGTCGACCACGGACGAGAGGTCGATGCCCTCGTCGGCGAGCCACCCCGGTTTCCCGACCAGCACGTCGTCACCATCCACGGTCGCCCGGACGCCCTTGCCGGTGACGGAGTCGA from Halomarina salina includes the following:
- a CDS encoding heavy-metal-associated domain-containing protein, which gives rise to MERRTIPVAGMSCNGCEENVKNALRNLEGVTRIEADHETDTVELVAEDDVADDDIEAAIENAGYDVTA